The proteins below come from a single Alosa sapidissima isolate fAloSap1 chromosome 23, fAloSap1.pri, whole genome shotgun sequence genomic window:
- the LOC121699068 gene encoding protein TRACHEARY ELEMENT DIFFERENTIATION-RELATED 7A-like, whose product MHWLLVLQPHPPNPTPSHSTPSHSTPHSSPILQTPPHPTPPHTAAPPSKPHPILLHPTQQPHPPNPTPSNSTPHSSPILQTPPHPTPPHTAAPSSKPHPIPLHPTQQPLPPNPTPPHTAAPSSKPHPIPLHPTQQPHPPNPTPPHSTPHSSPILQTPPHPTPPHTAAPSSKPHPIPLHPTQQPHPPNPTPSHSTPHSF is encoded by the exons ATGCACTGGCTCCTGGTCCTG CAGCCCCATCCTCcaaaccccaccccatcccactccaccccatcccactccaccccacacaGCAGCCCCATCCTCcaaaccccaccccatcccactccaccccacacaGCAGCCCCTCCCTCCAAACCCCACCCCATCCTACTCCACCCCACACAGCAGCCCCATCCTCCAAACCCCACCCCATCCAACTCCACCCCACACAGCAGCCCCATCCTCcaaaccccaccccatcccactccaccccacacaGCAGCCCCATCCTCcaaaccccaccccatcccactccaccccacacaGCAGCCCCTCCCTCCaaaccccactccaccccacacaGCAGCCCCATCCTCcaaaccccaccccatcccactccaccccacacaGCAGCCCCATCCTccaaaccccaccccaccccactccaccccacacaGCAGCCCCATCCTCcaaaccccaccccatcccactccaccccacacaGCAGCCCCATCCTCcaaaccccaccccatcccactccaccccacacaGCAGCCCCATCCTCcaaaccccaccccatcccactccaccccacacaGTTTCTAA